A genome region from Littorina saxatilis isolate snail1 linkage group LG16, US_GU_Lsax_2.0, whole genome shotgun sequence includes the following:
- the LOC138949712 gene encoding zinc finger protein 268-like, with translation MLTRERPHACLKCTTIFGQKGGVNKHMLTHTTEQPHACPHCEEKFALKEHLKTHMLTHAAEKPHACPHCSKKFAQKWVLKTHMLTHTGEKPHACPRCSKKFARKEVLKIHMLTHTGEKPHACPHCSKKFARKSDWKIHMLTHTGEKPHTCPHCKVKFAQKGHLKTHMWTHTGKKPHPCPHCSKKFAQKGHLKTHMLTHTGEKPHACLRCSKKFARKEFLNTHMLTHTGEKQHACPHCKVKFALNGHLKTHMLTHTGEKPHTCSHCKVKFAHKGHLKTHMLTHTGKKPHACPHCSKKFAQKGNLKTHMLTHTGEKPHACTRCSKKFARKEFLKTHMLTHTGEKPHACPHCKVKFAWKRYLKTHMLTHTGEKPHTCPHCKVKFAHKGHLKTHMLTHTGEKPHACPRCSKKFARKDGLKTHMLTHTGEKPHACPQCKVKFAWKWYLKTHMLTHTGEKPHTCPHCKVKFAHKGHLKTHMLTHTGEKPHACPRCSKKFARKDVLKIHMLTHTEEKPHTCPHCKVKFAEKGTLKTHMLTHTGEKPHACPHCSKKFALKDYLKSHMLTHTGEKPHACLICTAKYSRENSLKIHMLTHT, from the coding sequence ATGTTGACAAGAGAAAGACCACATGCCTGCCTTAAATGTACAACAATATTTGGTCAAAAGGGGGgtgtaaacaaacacatgttaacacatacaactgaacagccacatgcctgtcctcattgcgAAGAGAAATTTGCTCTGAAAGAGCAtttaaagacccacatgttaacacatgcagcagaaaagccacatgcctgtcctcattgttcaaagaaatttgctcagaaATGGGTTTTGaaaacccacatgttgacacatacaggagaaaagccacatgcctgtcctcgttgttcaaagaaatttgctcggaaagaggttttgaagatccacatgttgacacatacaggagaaaagccacatgcctgtcctcattgttcaaagaaatttgctcgcAAAAGTGATTGGAAGATCCACATGTTGAcgcatacaggagaaaagcctcaTACCTGTCCTCATTGCAAAGTGAAATTTGCTCAGAAAGGGCATTTAAAGACCCACATGTGGACACATACAGGAAAAAAGCCACATccctgtcctcattgttcaaagaaatttgctcagaaAGGGCATTTAAAgacacacatgttgacacatacaggagaaaagccacatgcctgtcttcgttgttcaaagaaatttgctcggaAAGAGTTTTTGAacacccacatgttgacacatacaggagaaaagcaacatgcctgtcctcattgcaaAGTAAAATTTGCTCTGAATGGGCAtttaaagacccacatgttgacacatacaggagaaaagcctcaTACATGTTCTCATTGCAAAGTGAAATTTGCTCACAAAGGGCAtttaaagacccacatgttgacacatacaggaaaaaagccacatgcctgtcctcattgttcaaagaaatttgctcagaaagggaatttgaagacccacatgttgacacatacaggagaaaagccacatgcctgtactcgttgttcaaagaaatttgctcggaaagagtttttgaagacccacatgttgacacatacaggagaaaagccacatgcctgcccTCATTGCAAAGTAAAATTTGCTTGGAAAAGGTAtttaaagacccacatgttgacacatacaggagaaaagcctcaTACCTGTCCTCATTGCAAAGTGAAATTTGCTCACAAAGGGCAtttaaagacccacatgttgacacatacaggagaaaagccacatgcctgtcctcgttgttcaaagaaatttgctcggaaagatggtttgaagacccacatgttgacacatactggagaaaagccacatgcctgtcctcaatGCAAAGTAAAATTTGCTTGGAAATGGTAtttaaagacccacatgttgacacatacaggagaaaagcctcaTACCTGTCCTCATTGCAAAGTGAAATTTGCTCACAAAGGGCAtttaaagacccacatgttgacacatacaggagaaaagccacatgcctgtcctcgttgttcaaagaaatttgctcggaaagatgttttgaagatccacatgttgacacatacagaaGAAAAGCCTCATACCTGTCCTCATTGCAAAGTGAAATTTGCTGAGAAAGGGactttgaagacccacatgttgacacatacaggagaaaagccacatgcctgtcctcattgttcaaagaaatttgctctaAAAGATTATTTGAAgtcccacatgttgacacatacaggagaaaagccacatgcctgcctTATTTGCACAGCAAAATATTCTCGCGAAAATAGTTTGAAAatccacatgttaacacatacttGA